In Setaria italica strain Yugu1 chromosome IX, Setaria_italica_v2.0, whole genome shotgun sequence, the genomic stretch AGGTATGTGCAGGTCAGCTCGACAAGCAAGCAGCATCAGATTTGACCACCACCAAAATAAAAAACCTTCCTCGGATCAGTGATGTTTTTCAGTACCAAACGAATAGGCAAACATGAATGTATTAATCCAACACCATTGAGACTCCATGGTGGAAGCAAAAAAACTGTGATGGCAACGGGAACATAATTCGAGCATAGGGAATAGGCGATAGTTACAGAGGTTGGTTTCCTCCACTTGTTTGGACTCCATGTACAGGGTGCGAACAAAGAACATGGGTGAGTAAAGGGATCATGGTGAGACGCCAGAGCTCAAGTCTTCCAGAGTTCCCAGATTGTTGCGCTGAAGGCGTCACCTTGTAACATTAGCCTCCTTACTGCATAACAAGCAGGATAGAGTGTGTTGGCACGTGAGAATACACGAGGTATATGCATTAAACGAAATTGTGTGAAGCCCGTCATGTACAAAACTACAAAAGGATAAACATTGGCTACAAGGAGACTCTTTTTTCCCAAACATTGTGAATAATATTTTGTGAACCCAAAAGAAACGAACTGTGAAGGTTAGGCAGACCATATCAGAAACGAAAGACTCTGTGAAATAAAAGAATATGATTATTTCATGTTTCAGATTCCACACCCACAAATGATTGCTTAACTGTCAACAATGTACAAATAGAAGCTTCGGCATTTCCATGTTCGGGACCCAACTGTGTTCTCTTACCATCATCCGACCATTGCTGAAACTATATAGTACTGTAAATCTATAATCAGTGTTATTTATAAATTTTGTCATTCGCCATTAGCAGGATTCACCAAAAGTAACTTTTCGGAAAACCGAAGGTGGCTCTGATGTTGATAAGTTGATATAAAAATGTCCAAGCTAATAGAAATGTTTGCCCCATTTGTTGCTACACGAACAATTGGTATGAGCAGTCAAGATGATTATGGAATAGGGTCAAAAGCTTTTTGTCTGATTTTCTTTACATAGACAAAAACTAATGACATGTCAAATCAAGCAAACATCTAAAACGGAGTTTGATAGCAGAAACCGATTGTTTAATAACATGACCTACTTATTAGTTTAGCAAAGAGATCAAGGAAGAAAGATTTGAAATAATTGTACTATTTGAAGAGCAGTTGGAATGAAAGAGATGCAGCCAATTAATACACTACTTCATGCTTAATATATAGTAATTttccaaacaaaaagaaagagatgaacCTAATCACATAGAGGAAAAGTGTTGCCTGAAAATTTAATCAGCAGTTGATCGAGGAGCACTTACAAGTAAGTTGGAATCTGGCTTCAAGGGATCTGATTTCATGCTAGTGGAAGTAGAGATGTCAATTCTTTGCTGACCAGTTTCCAGTTTCAGAGTGGCCACCTCAGATCCATATGACCTTCCATGATGTGCAGACCTTGCAGGAAAGGGCAGCATTGCCATCATGCCAGTATCATTTGAGGTGCCTATTTGGTTCATCATGTACCCATAATTTATGATTCCAGATGGTGAGTAATATGGATATGGAACAAAATAAGGGCCAGTGACAAATGGTATGTTGTATGGTGAGTACATTCCGTCATAGCTGTTAGCAGGGCTCCTATGACTCCAAGCCCCCCTGACCATTGAACCTCTTGGTTCGGCATTCTTGGTTTCCACCTTTATTCCCTTCAACTCATGAAAACTCTTCTCCAAAACCTTGTCCGCAGCTTCCTGGGAATCAAATGTCACAAATCCGAAGCCCCTCGCCTTTCTTGTTAGTTTATCATAAAACACGACCGCATCAGTTATTGTCCCAAACTTCTCAAAGTAACTTGAGAGGTCATCTTTGGTAATCTTGTCTCCTAACCCACCCACAAAGATCTTCTTTGAATCAGCATTCTGGTGATTGTAGGTAGTGCTTTGAGTCGGCACATATCTAATTCCTTGTTTTTTCTCTGCTTTCTTCACATCAACCTACATCACCAACATCAAACCGCATGATTCAAAAACATAAGATAAtgatattttgaaaaaaaaaagagaaaacacAGTAGTGAATTTTGTCATGTTAGGACAGAAATTATGCAGAAGCCACAGCACACAAGCTTATCAGTAAATAAATGAAAGAGATAGTAGCAAAAAAACATGGAACTTGACTGATTGACCAGTTTTACCAACTAAATAGAtcaaaaataagttttgcatGAGCCAAGAAACATGACATTGGTGTTCTATTAGGCTATATATATGTGGTCAGCTATTTATTATTAGTCTATTACCATTACTGGCCCATAAACTATGCAGGATTTCAGTACCACTAAGATTTTCTTAGCTTAAATGAATAAGCAAGTCACACTGCAGAAAGAACTGCACAATAGATCTATAGTGGAGTAACCATCAGAATTAGCCATACTTCCTACAAATTATATAAAGCCGTCAACAATTATCTATTCTTTGAAAGTCAGACTTGCAAATTGTATTTCTTATGAGTTCAAAAGATGTCCTGCATTGCACATTCTCACTACATTTACATATAAACAAGGAATGGAGGTAGAGCTCTGTACCATAAAAAAGCTGCAGCGCTTTGCACTTACGCAATATCAACATAGCAGAATTCGAACCCATGTCTCAGTGCAACCAGAACACCAGTGCAACAAGAACAAAGGGCGTGCCCAAATAAAAGGACTTCCAATGCAGTCGTCACCCCACAATGGAGATAAGCAGACAAGAACCAACTATTTTAGGAGAATATAATCCTTTTCCACTTGCATATTCTTCATAAAGGCTCGCTCTGGTTGTGAAGTGTGCTCAAATAATCTAACGGGCTTCAATTTTGACATCTAACCAAACTCAAGCTGCATTTTTTTAATCACCCAATTTCACGTAGACAGCCTTTTCTCAGCACACACTGCAACCTACATCAGTCAAAAGAACAATCTAATCCTGTGTGCTAGGCGAAACAGCGCCGCATCATAATTCCCGCAGGCGAACTTACATTGATCCTGCACTACCGTAGCATCTACTCAACCCACAAGCTCTATGCGCACGCAGTAAACAGTAGATATATCCCCCAAAACAAGTGCGGTTTTTCCCCCCAAACATGGCCGCCCCGATCCGTTGCCGTTAATTTTAAACGCGGGTAGCGAAAAAAAGAGCTCACCCTGCGGCCAAAGAAGGCATCGTGCTTGTCCCTCTCCCTCACGTCCAGCGCCCTGAGCGCCGCCACCTCGTCCTGGAACTCGACGAAGCCGAAGCCGCGGCCCATGCCGTCCGGACACAGCATCACCAGCGCGTCCACCACGTGCCCGTACCGGGCGAAGTGGGACCTCATGCGCTCCGGGGTGACCCCCCACCGCGGGAGCCCCCCGACGAAGAGCTTCCGAGGCTCGAGGTCCGTTTGCTCCATCACGGCGGAGAGCGCTTCGGTCGCTGCCGCCGGCGTAGGGGGGAGGAGGGGACGAGACGGGGGTTTGGGGGAAGGAAGCGAGGGGAGCGCGGTTCGGTTCGGAAACAGCGGCGCGCGTGGGCGAAAGGGGCGGAAGGGTGTGCGTTAGGGTTGGTTGGGTTTGGGCTCGGAGGTTTAAGTGGGCGAggggggtggtggtgcgtgGACGCGGCCCGTGTTGGGCCTTTTATGGGCCCGTGTGGATCGGATTGGGTTCCACGCGTGAATTCGCGGAATTCTGTTGGACTGGGGGGTGTGGTTTGTCTGGGTCAAGTCAAGGAGTCCATGACCGCGACGACGACCCGGTATTTTTGCCGTCAGCAGCGCGGCGCGAGCTGTCGTCTGTCGACTACTTGACCAGCGCGTAATGCACGGCGGTAAGGTTTTTTTTTAGGCGGTAAAGATTCCTTTTCATACGATACTGGTCTCATGTGTGTGCCGGCCACTTACGGTGGCAGGATTCTCTTGCTAGCCAAAGTGTGCCAGAGAATTTAAGCGACTAGCCTTGAGATAAGGTTGATGCATGAAAAAAACAATTGTTGGCAACATTAATATAGGACACATCCAAACTTCCGATTCACAGCATCTGATTTGGTTCTATTACCATGAAATGAAACGTTTTTAATAGAGAAACCTAGTTAAGCTCGTTTTTATTTTAGTTGCAGACAGTGGACTGCATTGCGTTGTTGAATCCGCATGGATCCAGAGTCCACAACCCAACAATATCCGCTCCCTTGTAGCTTGCAGATTGTAACAGTCTTACTACAGACTTTAATCCGCAATCTTCAGCTACAACAAGCAGGGACTTTGATAAGGTCTATCTGTAATaagaaattaaagaagaaaCGTATGAAGCTGTGACTCAAAAGTCAGGGCCAAACCGGATCAGATATAGATTATGTTTCTCAACTCCATTTGCTTTCGCTGGATCCAGAGCCGGATAATGTACAGATGCGAAGACAGATATGAATCGTTTCGAGAGTCCCTGCACTACATCCGGAAAACAATGTACCGCGGTGGCAGGATTTTGGGACTGAAACAACCGTACAGATCGAGGCAGGAATGCAGGATATCTCGTGATTCAATTTGCACATATGGAGAATCCAGTCAATAATTTTGGATCGGATAACCCGCATATGGCGCATTGCACGTTCCTCACAAACAGTGCTACGACTCTTATTCTTGTTGAGCCCAGTACAATCCACAGGGCGCAGGTGCCCGCTACGTGGAGCACAGTGCTCAGTGCCATGGCAAACGACGGAATTCCTCGACGGACATCTAATTTGTGCATTAGAGGGTGGTGTTTCTACCTGCCAAAGCATGTGTGATGCGTCCAAGGCAGAGGCAGGAGACGGCGGCGATAATGGCGGTTGTTGCGAACTGGACACGCTTGGACTCGGGACCTTCGATCCGCCGGCCATTCGGTCGTCGGCGGAGGTAGCTGGCGGCGTTCACGAAGACGTAGTGGCACTCTGGTGGCAGCTCAAGTGATCGACGGCGAGAACATCAGGTCGCATAGGTGCCCCGCCACGTGTCTATCCCTGCGAGCTACGTGCTACGCGTGTGAGCGCCTCCGTGCGACACGTGAACCTACCGTCGACCGATTGGTGTCGCCGTCCCTCGTCCGTGGGCGCATAGAGGATCGTTCCGGGTCCCACATCGCCGGGCTCTTTGCATGTGTGGCTCTCGATCGCCAAAGGAACGAGCAGCAGCTTTCGGTCCCTGTTCTGTTCACGCGCACGCGCACGCGCACGACGCAGGAACACGACACGGTGCCGTTTCCCGTCATGCGCAGTCCGCACCGTGCAAACGGCTGCAGCGAGTCACTGCAGACTCACCACATCGAGCTGTCGAGGTCGAGTGAAAAATGGAACCCCTGTACGTGACCGTTGGTTCAGTTGCTCGCCCGTCCGGGTGAAATAATTTTTCCACTTTAATTTACATCAAGATCCATGTAGCTAGCACCTAATCATGCAATCTACACGTCAACACGGGACCCTTTTAGTAATTTAGTTGTACTACTAGTATATAGCAGATTGTAATACTGCACGCACCCTACTATCCTGCTACTAGCAGCGTGTATGCTCCCAGTCCCAGACCCGCTTCACCATAACGTGCCTGCGTCCGTCCGTCCGTGCCAAAACTTCACATGTGAGACGAGTGGGATCGGCGCACGTACGGTCCTCCTACGTCATGAGCGACGCGAGCCCcaggggcgccggcggcgcgacaCCGGCGGCCTGCTGCTGCACCAGCGGCGGCACCATCGGCGGCTGCGCGCGCGGCAGggcgtgcgcggcggcgagccggcgcaGCGCGAGGAGCCTGCCGCGCGCcacgcggaggcggcgcgcgagcgcggcggcctcggcgcggAGCCGCGCGTTCTGGCGGCACACCGCGGCGCCGCGCACCGACAGGCCCCGCAGCCGGGCCTCCAGCTGCTGCCTCTCGGCGCGGAgccgcgccgcgtcgccgcggAGCTCCTCCAGCCGCTGCTGCTTCCGCTCGCGCGACCGCCGCGCCGACAGGCGGTTCGACTCCTTGcgccgctgtcgccgccgccgctcctcctcctgctcctcgccCGGCGCagcggcttcctcctcctcctcctcccgcccccgcaccggcgccgccggcgacgtcctCGACGACGCCAGAACCTGGTCCAGGCTAGGGCACGTGTCGGGCCCCCACGGCGTGAACCCGCACGTGATAATGTCCATGCCCAGCAGGTCCCGCGAGCCGCAGCTGGACGACGCGGCACCGAAGTCAAGGTCAAGGGCCTCCTGCACGGACAGCATCTCGCTCCCTCACTTTGGCAGTCTTCCACTACGAAACCACCAGCAAAATTTCCAGCAAACTAATGGGGGCGAGTAGAGAATCGGGGAAAAGGGAAGAACGATGAGGAAACGGCCGCTATTTATAGAGGAGTCACAGGCAGGCCACCACCCTCGAGGGTCGAGGCCTCAGCGCAGACCTCGCGAGGCGGGCCCGCCACGATTCCGGGCCCACCGTTACGTGGGGTGTCTTCCTTCCCCTTCCCGGGTGGCTGGCGCCTttccgttttttttttcccacggCCCCGCTTTACTCGTGGCGAGGAAAGATTCAACCTGCCCCGCCGGTATATTCGCACCTGCGCCGCTACGAATCCGACGGCGCACGACGATCCGAGCATCCGTGACGGACGGCACGCTTTTTCCGTGGGCGCCCGATCCGGTTGGTGCGACGTGAGGGAGGACCCCACGTACGCCGGGTCCGGCCGCGCGGTgtagctttttttttccccccttccGAACGGAGACGCGGTGTAGCTTAGCGGCGAAGCAATGGTGCTCCGCCTCCCGGCGTCGAGCGCGCACACGTGCCTCCCCCCATCGCCGGCGCCTGTAGTAGACTGTCAGCTGGGGCCGCGCGGCCGCCTGCGTGGCGCTCCCCGGGGAGCTCGCGGCGCAGGGGTGCGCCACCTCGGCGCGCCCGGCACAGGGGCAGGCCGGCGTACGTGTGCGAATGGGTGGCGAGGCCACACGGGCGCGCGCCACACATGCGAAACATTCTCTGCCGCGCCTCAGCCGTGCGCCGACGAAGCTAGCATGCAGGTTCGAAGCCTCGAGCGCGACGTGGTTGGAGTCCACTTACACGTGTGCCTGAGCGACCGGTACACGTATCTTAAAGCTGGCGCCACCGCCTTTGTCTAAGGTTGACGGTGACCGGCGCGTACGACGTGCGACTATGCGTGGACTGTGACTGGCTATCCATGCATCGTCGGCGTCTCTTCAACACGTGCTACGACTACGAGTCTACGACCAGCGAGCTCATCGAGCTGATCGACACTGTCCATGGCTACCTACTGGACTGGAtgaagacgatgatgatgatgagcatATGATAAGCTAGCGTGGGTTAAAGGTAAATCTGGCCGTGTCGCGTTGCTGTCAGAGCTGTCTGGATCAGGCAGTAGTAATCGGAACCCATGCACGCACATCATATCCATCCAAGAGCGTCGCGTCGGGTTCAGCCGCCGAACACGACTCCACGAGAGCTAATCAGATAAAGCAAAGGCATGAAGATTTAATACAAGAGTAAGAATGTGTCAGCAGGATCCGTACCTTATTTCTATACAAATCGAGATATGGACTAAATGTCAATGGCAGGCATAATGTCATTTCATGTACGACTACGTGTTGTACATATACAAATGCAATATATAATAAATATAACAATATGTCCCTCTTTAGATTTTAAAATCATTCAGAACGCGTTTCTCACTTCCCGTCCGTCGgtctcctctcccctctcctctttctgATGGTAGGTCAGATCTGACCGCGGAGGCAGGCGCCGGCTAGATCCTCCCATTTCGAACTTATTCTCAACTAGAAAATGTGTCATGAGATACAGACTGACAACTTCATGTCTATTCGAACAGGGATGAGTGGTACAACGTATCTGAcaccaaataaaaataaattcatCTACACTGTGaatacatgaaaaaaaataaaatggcacGCATCCCGCTCTTGAATGAACGTCCAGGATACAAACCATGCCAACTCGCTGGAGTAAAATGTCCTTTCCCAAAGCAAAGCGAGTGCGACGGGTATCGAGATTCACGACTGGTAATTCAAGCATGTGGAACGATCGGTTAATTTCGACCTTTTTCGGATCCGACGCGACACCTAGGCTAGTTTTaatgggagtatcatgagagtTTTATGTGCATTTAATCCTATGCAAAACTGTTGACTTGGCAGGctatttatgaggagagaggagatgaGAGTTTCATTCCCATGAAACCCACATAGCACAGGTACTTAGTCCCataaggctaatcccagtgggagtttcatagaggtttcatgcacattaaatacggtgacacatcagcatatgtgatgacatggcatgatagttatgaagtgagagagagaaggagtttcatcaggatgaaactatgtatacactgtttccaagactatgaaacctattgaaacttgcattggggtctatagagtttcatttcatctaaccatatccaatcacatgcctcacaattaaatgtcatgggcatcctatgaaatcgcgAAATgaactgtgcactgggactaCCTGTTTTCATTCAtaagaatacacctcatgggatgatgtggcatccttaaAAATAATGCAATAAAACCTAGTCTAAAATCCAATGAAACTTGCACTAAGCATGCTATGGTTTCATGGTATGACATATTTAATCATAGTACAACGCAAAAATTTAAATGATTTATGCTATTTATGAAAATGTGTAATGAAACTATACATTGAGAGtgacgatttcatctcattgaAAATTCTTTTGATGACAGTACTATGAAACGTGGTCTTAGCGGCGTGATGAGTTTTTTTCGCACGCTTCGGGACGTCTTCTCCTCCTGCATTGGATCCAGATACCGCCGCGCTTCTTTTTGGGGGTGTCGTCGAGCGTAACATTTTGGATTGTTATTACACGCTACCTAAACCGGCCTTGCGAATAGATGCATCGAGCTGAGCACACACGTATATCGCATGGTGCGATTGCTTTACGAAAAGCTATCCGTAGGTTCGGAAAGACGCATACCTGCCTTCGCCTTTCGTCTTTTTATCCTCGATCACGTTCACACGCACACATTGTGTCGAGGAATTCGTTTTTGTCTCATACTACCAGACTACTCCATTCTGTATGCATTTATccgtaaaagaaaaaagaccaAACTCaataaatttagtcaaatttTACACGGTTTGACTTTAACCAAACTCAGGATGTCATGTATTTCCGTACAGAGGGAGTAGTTGCTAGTCTCCTACACCACATTTAATGAGAGTTGCAATATTTCAGATGCCTCAATTTTTCAGATGATGGGTTGCATTGCATAGATCGAAAACTAATTAAAATTATGTTTCATGTTCCATGCATCTACCTTCAGCATCGAAGAGCGACACCTGCAATGTTGAAGAAGAACGTTTACGACATGATAAAACAACGTCCGCTACACGGAATAGGTTGCCCGAAACAATCGAAAGGTTCATGCACCTTGGAACATGGGAGGTGTGTTTAAGTGAAAAGAGAGCATGCAGGGTGACTAAAGACGATGCCGTCTGCATTACATCGTGCAATAGACAACTCGTCGTACGAACTAGAGTATCTGAGCCATATGAGAAAGGATCAGCACGCCTCATACAAAGGCAGTTACATGCATAGCCATAATGTACTAGAGCCGTCCTTGTACATCATCGTCGACCGATCGTGAGGCCCATGACGACATGTAAGGAGATGATAGCTAATTAGCTACTGACGAGTGGATTATACGCAAACCAACTGACCGTGTGTGCTGGAGTCTTTGCTCTAGTGCTCGCATGAGATCAAATAAACAAGGCATTCTTTCCA encodes the following:
- the LOC101769460 gene encoding heterogeneous nuclear ribonucleoprotein D-like; protein product: MEQTDLEPRKLFVGGLPRWGVTPERMRSHFARYGHVVDALVMLCPDGMGRGFGFVEFQDEVAALRALDVRERDKHDAFFGRRVDVKKAEKKQGIRYVPTQSTTYNHQNADSKKIFVGGLGDKITKDDLSSYFEKFGTITDAVVFYDKLTRKARGFGFVTFDSQEAADKVLEKSFHELKGIKVETKNAEPRGSMVRGAWSHRSPANSYDGMYSPYNIPFVTGPYFVPYPYYSPSGIINYGYMMNQIGTSNDTGMMAMLPFPARSAHHGRSYGSEVATLKLETGQQRIDISTSTSMKSDPLKPDSNLL
- the LOC101776362 gene encoding ocs element-binding factor 1-like, translated to MLSVQEALDLDFGAASSSCGSRDLLGMDIITCGFTPWGPDTCPSLDQVLASSRTSPAAPVRGREEEEEEAAAPGEEQEEERRRRQRRKESNRLSARRSRERKQQRLEELRGDAARLRAERQQLEARLRGLSVRGAAVCRQNARLRAEAAALARRLRVARGRLLALRRLAAAHALPRAQPPMVPPLVQQQAAGVAPPAPLGLASLMT